In Chelonia mydas isolate rCheMyd1 chromosome 10, rCheMyd1.pri.v2, whole genome shotgun sequence, a single window of DNA contains:
- the ISLR2 gene encoding immunoglobulin superfamily containing leucine-rich repeat protein 2 isoform X3 — translation MDPLLWLWIAAFLGVSQGCPEPCSCVDKYAHQFADCAYKDLQAVPVGLPSNVTTLSLSANKITSLQKSSFVEVTQVTSLWLAHNEISAIEQGTFAILVQLKNLDISRNQIVDFPWRDLYNLSALQLLKMNNNHMVKLPWEAFHTLKDLRSLRINNNKFTTIAEGTFDSLTSLSHLQIYNNPFNCTCRLLWLKSWAENTLISIPEKDSISCAAPDSLRGVPLRRIPDLQCAPPSVQLTYHPNLDNTELYDGFTLLLHCRVRGSPQPEVSWKVQTASQALEIKGPGVERAGNELPAGSSKQSEERFVVYGNGTLVIPHLSKREEGTYTCLATNELGSNQTSVNVAVAGAQKYPARPMEDPLAGKAQPGERKPGPKGSKNSVLSPEERPKPLSPTRHSSHSPGLEQVPSKRPPFEKNCGSSADTQYVSNHAFNQSGQLKQHTFDLGVIALDVSENEAKVQLTPFYGQPEKAHLRALYLCAESGHGHSMVQWSRIEEGVNSYWFQGLTPGTNYSVCLTYLGEDCQVQVVFTTKKEIPSLIIIVVVSIFLLALATVPLLGATCCHLLAKYQGKTYKLIMKAQNPDQMEKHMEADFDPRASYLESEKNYNPSEAGEGEAEREAEGQRELERDESLVAESIAESQSKTNPEEFEVGSEYSDRLPLGAEAVNISQEINGNYRQPAR, via the coding sequence ATGGACCCGTTGCTCTGGCTGTGGATCGCAGCTTTCCTGGGGGTGAGCCAGGGCTGCCCGGAGCCCTGCTCCTGTGTGGACAAATACGCCCATCAGTTCGCAGACTGCGCTTACAAAGATCTGCAGGCGGTCCCCGTGGGGCTGCCCTCCAACGTGACCACCCTCAGCCTGTCCGCCAACAAGATCACCTCCCTGCAGAAGAGCTCCTTCGTGGAGGTCACCCAGGTCACCTCGCTGTGGCTGGCTCACAACGAGATCAGCGCCATCGAGCAGGGCACCTTCGCCATCCTAGTGCAGCTGAAGAACCTGGACATCAGCCGCAACCAGATCGTAGACTTCCCCTGGCGGGATCTGTACAACCTCAGCGCCCTGCAGCTGCTCAAGATGAACAACAACCACATGGTGAAGCTGCCCTGGGAGGCCTTCCACACCCTGAAAGACCTGAGGTCCCTGCGCATCAACAACAACAAGTTCACCACCATCGCCGAGGGCACCTTCGATTCGCTGACTTCCCTGTCTCACTTGCAGATCTACAACAACCCCTTCAACTGCACCTGCAGGCTCCTGTGGCTAAAGAGCTGGGCTGAGAACACCCTGATCTCCATCCCCGAGAAGGACTCCATCAGCTGTGCAGCCCCGGACAGCCTCCGAGGCGTCCCACTGAGGAGAATCCCAGACCTGCAGTGCGCGCCTCCCTCAGTGCAGCTGACCTACCACCCCAACCTGGACAACACCGAGCTCTACGACGGCTTCACGCTCCTGCTGCACTGCAGAGTCAGGGGCAGCCCCCAGCCGGAGGTCAGCTGGAAGGTGCAAACCGCCAGCCAAGCCCTGGAGATAAAGGGGCCCGGCGTGGAGAGGGCTGGGAACGAGCTACCCGCTGGCAGCTCCAAGCAGAGTGAAGAGCGCTTTGTGGTCTACGGGAACGGCACCCTGGTCATCCCTCACCTGAGCAAGCGAGAGGAAGGGACCTACACCTGCCTGGCCACCAACGAGCTGGGCAGCAACCAGACCTCTGTCAACGTGGCTGTGGCCGGTGCCCAGAAATACCCCGCCCGCCCCATGGAGGATCCCCTGGCAGGCAAAGCGCAGCCGGGGGAGAGGAAGCCGGGCCCCAAGGGCTCCAAGAACAGCGTCCTCAGCCCCGAAGAGAggcccaaacccctcagccccacccggCACAGCTCCCACTCGCCGGGGCTGGAACAGGTCCCCTCCAAGCGGCCCCCCTTCGAGAAGAATTGCGGCTCCAGCGCGGACACCCAGTACGTCTCCAACCATGCCTTCAACCAGAGTGGCCAGCTGAAGCAGCACACCTTCGACCTGGGCGTCATCGCGCTGGACGTGTCGGAGAACGAGGCCAAGGTGCAGCTCACCCCCTTCTACGGACAACCGGAAAAAGCCCACCTGCGGGCGCTCTACCTGTGCGCGGAGAGCGGCCACGGCCACTCCATGGTGCAGTGGTCCAGGATCGAGGAAGGTGTGAACTCCTACTGGTTCCAGGGCTTGACCCCCGGCACCAACTACTCGGTCTGCCTGACTTACCTGGGGGAGGATTGccaggtgcaagtggtcttcacCACCAAGAAGGAGATCCCCTCCCTCATCATCATCGTGGTGgtcagcatcttcctgctggcCCTGGCCACCGTCCCCCTGCTGGGGGCCACCTGCTGCCACTTGCTCGCCAAGTATCAGGGCAAAACCTACAAACTCATCATGAAGGCCCAGAACCCAGATCAGATGGAGAAGCACATGGAGGCCGACTTCGACCCGCGGGCCTCTTACCTGGAGTCGGAGAAGAACTACAACCCAAGTGAGGCAGGAGAAGGTGAGGCAGAGCGGGAGGcggaggggcagagggagctggagcGAGACGAGAGCCTAGTGGCCGAATCCATCGCCGAGTCCCAATCCAAAACCAACCCAGAGGAGTTTGAGGTGGGGTCCGAATACAGCGACAGGCTGCCCCTGGGGGCCGAGGCTGTGAACATCTCCCAAGAGATCAATGGGAACTACAGGCAGCCAGCTCGCTGA
- the ISLR2 gene encoding immunoglobulin superfamily containing leucine-rich repeat protein 2 isoform X1 has translation MELKDFMQTHAWRRKMDPLLWLWIAAFLGVSQGCPEPCSCVDKYAHQFADCAYKDLQAVPVGLPSNVTTLSLSANKITSLQKSSFVEVTQVTSLWLAHNEISAIEQGTFAILVQLKNLDISRNQIVDFPWRDLYNLSALQLLKMNNNHMVKLPWEAFHTLKDLRSLRINNNKFTTIAEGTFDSLTSLSHLQIYNNPFNCTCRLLWLKSWAENTLISIPEKDSISCAAPDSLRGVPLRRIPDLQCAPPSVQLTYHPNLDNTELYDGFTLLLHCRVRGSPQPEVSWKVQTASQALEIKGPGVERAGNELPAGSSKQSEERFVVYGNGTLVIPHLSKREEGTYTCLATNELGSNQTSVNVAVAGAQKYPARPMEDPLAGKAQPGERKPGPKGSKNSVLSPEERPKPLSPTRHSSHSPGLEQVPSKRPPFEKNCGSSADTQYVSNHAFNQSGQLKQHTFDLGVIALDVSENEAKVQLTPFYGQPEKAHLRALYLCAESGHGHSMVQWSRIEEGVNSYWFQGLTPGTNYSVCLTYLGEDCQVQVVFTTKKEIPSLIIIVVVSIFLLALATVPLLGATCCHLLAKYQGKTYKLIMKAQNPDQMEKHMEADFDPRASYLESEKNYNPSEAGEGEAEREAEGQRELERDESLVAESIAESQSKTNPEEFEVGSEYSDRLPLGAEAVNISQEINGNYRQPAR, from the exons ATGGAGCTAAAAGACTTTATGCAAACACATGCTTGGAG GAGGAAGATGGACCCGTTGCTCTGGCTGTGGATCGCAGCTTTCCTGGGGGTGAGCCAGGGCTGCCCGGAGCCCTGCTCCTGTGTGGACAAATACGCCCATCAGTTCGCAGACTGCGCTTACAAAGATCTGCAGGCGGTCCCCGTGGGGCTGCCCTCCAACGTGACCACCCTCAGCCTGTCCGCCAACAAGATCACCTCCCTGCAGAAGAGCTCCTTCGTGGAGGTCACCCAGGTCACCTCGCTGTGGCTGGCTCACAACGAGATCAGCGCCATCGAGCAGGGCACCTTCGCCATCCTAGTGCAGCTGAAGAACCTGGACATCAGCCGCAACCAGATCGTAGACTTCCCCTGGCGGGATCTGTACAACCTCAGCGCCCTGCAGCTGCTCAAGATGAACAACAACCACATGGTGAAGCTGCCCTGGGAGGCCTTCCACACCCTGAAAGACCTGAGGTCCCTGCGCATCAACAACAACAAGTTCACCACCATCGCCGAGGGCACCTTCGATTCGCTGACTTCCCTGTCTCACTTGCAGATCTACAACAACCCCTTCAACTGCACCTGCAGGCTCCTGTGGCTAAAGAGCTGGGCTGAGAACACCCTGATCTCCATCCCCGAGAAGGACTCCATCAGCTGTGCAGCCCCGGACAGCCTCCGAGGCGTCCCACTGAGGAGAATCCCAGACCTGCAGTGCGCGCCTCCCTCAGTGCAGCTGACCTACCACCCCAACCTGGACAACACCGAGCTCTACGACGGCTTCACGCTCCTGCTGCACTGCAGAGTCAGGGGCAGCCCCCAGCCGGAGGTCAGCTGGAAGGTGCAAACCGCCAGCCAAGCCCTGGAGATAAAGGGGCCCGGCGTGGAGAGGGCTGGGAACGAGCTACCCGCTGGCAGCTCCAAGCAGAGTGAAGAGCGCTTTGTGGTCTACGGGAACGGCACCCTGGTCATCCCTCACCTGAGCAAGCGAGAGGAAGGGACCTACACCTGCCTGGCCACCAACGAGCTGGGCAGCAACCAGACCTCTGTCAACGTGGCTGTGGCCGGTGCCCAGAAATACCCCGCCCGCCCCATGGAGGATCCCCTGGCAGGCAAAGCGCAGCCGGGGGAGAGGAAGCCGGGCCCCAAGGGCTCCAAGAACAGCGTCCTCAGCCCCGAAGAGAggcccaaacccctcagccccacccggCACAGCTCCCACTCGCCGGGGCTGGAACAGGTCCCCTCCAAGCGGCCCCCCTTCGAGAAGAATTGCGGCTCCAGCGCGGACACCCAGTACGTCTCCAACCATGCCTTCAACCAGAGTGGCCAGCTGAAGCAGCACACCTTCGACCTGGGCGTCATCGCGCTGGACGTGTCGGAGAACGAGGCCAAGGTGCAGCTCACCCCCTTCTACGGACAACCGGAAAAAGCCCACCTGCGGGCGCTCTACCTGTGCGCGGAGAGCGGCCACGGCCACTCCATGGTGCAGTGGTCCAGGATCGAGGAAGGTGTGAACTCCTACTGGTTCCAGGGCTTGACCCCCGGCACCAACTACTCGGTCTGCCTGACTTACCTGGGGGAGGATTGccaggtgcaagtggtcttcacCACCAAGAAGGAGATCCCCTCCCTCATCATCATCGTGGTGgtcagcatcttcctgctggcCCTGGCCACCGTCCCCCTGCTGGGGGCCACCTGCTGCCACTTGCTCGCCAAGTATCAGGGCAAAACCTACAAACTCATCATGAAGGCCCAGAACCCAGATCAGATGGAGAAGCACATGGAGGCCGACTTCGACCCGCGGGCCTCTTACCTGGAGTCGGAGAAGAACTACAACCCAAGTGAGGCAGGAGAAGGTGAGGCAGAGCGGGAGGcggaggggcagagggagctggagcGAGACGAGAGCCTAGTGGCCGAATCCATCGCCGAGTCCCAATCCAAAACCAACCCAGAGGAGTTTGAGGTGGGGTCCGAATACAGCGACAGGCTGCCCCTGGGGGCCGAGGCTGTGAACATCTCCCAAGAGATCAATGGGAACTACAGGCAGCCAGCTCGCTGA
- the ISLR2 gene encoding immunoglobulin superfamily containing leucine-rich repeat protein 2 isoform X2 — protein MARRKMDPLLWLWIAAFLGVSQGCPEPCSCVDKYAHQFADCAYKDLQAVPVGLPSNVTTLSLSANKITSLQKSSFVEVTQVTSLWLAHNEISAIEQGTFAILVQLKNLDISRNQIVDFPWRDLYNLSALQLLKMNNNHMVKLPWEAFHTLKDLRSLRINNNKFTTIAEGTFDSLTSLSHLQIYNNPFNCTCRLLWLKSWAENTLISIPEKDSISCAAPDSLRGVPLRRIPDLQCAPPSVQLTYHPNLDNTELYDGFTLLLHCRVRGSPQPEVSWKVQTASQALEIKGPGVERAGNELPAGSSKQSEERFVVYGNGTLVIPHLSKREEGTYTCLATNELGSNQTSVNVAVAGAQKYPARPMEDPLAGKAQPGERKPGPKGSKNSVLSPEERPKPLSPTRHSSHSPGLEQVPSKRPPFEKNCGSSADTQYVSNHAFNQSGQLKQHTFDLGVIALDVSENEAKVQLTPFYGQPEKAHLRALYLCAESGHGHSMVQWSRIEEGVNSYWFQGLTPGTNYSVCLTYLGEDCQVQVVFTTKKEIPSLIIIVVVSIFLLALATVPLLGATCCHLLAKYQGKTYKLIMKAQNPDQMEKHMEADFDPRASYLESEKNYNPSEAGEGEAEREAEGQRELERDESLVAESIAESQSKTNPEEFEVGSEYSDRLPLGAEAVNISQEINGNYRQPAR, from the exons ATGGCACG GAGGAAGATGGACCCGTTGCTCTGGCTGTGGATCGCAGCTTTCCTGGGGGTGAGCCAGGGCTGCCCGGAGCCCTGCTCCTGTGTGGACAAATACGCCCATCAGTTCGCAGACTGCGCTTACAAAGATCTGCAGGCGGTCCCCGTGGGGCTGCCCTCCAACGTGACCACCCTCAGCCTGTCCGCCAACAAGATCACCTCCCTGCAGAAGAGCTCCTTCGTGGAGGTCACCCAGGTCACCTCGCTGTGGCTGGCTCACAACGAGATCAGCGCCATCGAGCAGGGCACCTTCGCCATCCTAGTGCAGCTGAAGAACCTGGACATCAGCCGCAACCAGATCGTAGACTTCCCCTGGCGGGATCTGTACAACCTCAGCGCCCTGCAGCTGCTCAAGATGAACAACAACCACATGGTGAAGCTGCCCTGGGAGGCCTTCCACACCCTGAAAGACCTGAGGTCCCTGCGCATCAACAACAACAAGTTCACCACCATCGCCGAGGGCACCTTCGATTCGCTGACTTCCCTGTCTCACTTGCAGATCTACAACAACCCCTTCAACTGCACCTGCAGGCTCCTGTGGCTAAAGAGCTGGGCTGAGAACACCCTGATCTCCATCCCCGAGAAGGACTCCATCAGCTGTGCAGCCCCGGACAGCCTCCGAGGCGTCCCACTGAGGAGAATCCCAGACCTGCAGTGCGCGCCTCCCTCAGTGCAGCTGACCTACCACCCCAACCTGGACAACACCGAGCTCTACGACGGCTTCACGCTCCTGCTGCACTGCAGAGTCAGGGGCAGCCCCCAGCCGGAGGTCAGCTGGAAGGTGCAAACCGCCAGCCAAGCCCTGGAGATAAAGGGGCCCGGCGTGGAGAGGGCTGGGAACGAGCTACCCGCTGGCAGCTCCAAGCAGAGTGAAGAGCGCTTTGTGGTCTACGGGAACGGCACCCTGGTCATCCCTCACCTGAGCAAGCGAGAGGAAGGGACCTACACCTGCCTGGCCACCAACGAGCTGGGCAGCAACCAGACCTCTGTCAACGTGGCTGTGGCCGGTGCCCAGAAATACCCCGCCCGCCCCATGGAGGATCCCCTGGCAGGCAAAGCGCAGCCGGGGGAGAGGAAGCCGGGCCCCAAGGGCTCCAAGAACAGCGTCCTCAGCCCCGAAGAGAggcccaaacccctcagccccacccggCACAGCTCCCACTCGCCGGGGCTGGAACAGGTCCCCTCCAAGCGGCCCCCCTTCGAGAAGAATTGCGGCTCCAGCGCGGACACCCAGTACGTCTCCAACCATGCCTTCAACCAGAGTGGCCAGCTGAAGCAGCACACCTTCGACCTGGGCGTCATCGCGCTGGACGTGTCGGAGAACGAGGCCAAGGTGCAGCTCACCCCCTTCTACGGACAACCGGAAAAAGCCCACCTGCGGGCGCTCTACCTGTGCGCGGAGAGCGGCCACGGCCACTCCATGGTGCAGTGGTCCAGGATCGAGGAAGGTGTGAACTCCTACTGGTTCCAGGGCTTGACCCCCGGCACCAACTACTCGGTCTGCCTGACTTACCTGGGGGAGGATTGccaggtgcaagtggtcttcacCACCAAGAAGGAGATCCCCTCCCTCATCATCATCGTGGTGgtcagcatcttcctgctggcCCTGGCCACCGTCCCCCTGCTGGGGGCCACCTGCTGCCACTTGCTCGCCAAGTATCAGGGCAAAACCTACAAACTCATCATGAAGGCCCAGAACCCAGATCAGATGGAGAAGCACATGGAGGCCGACTTCGACCCGCGGGCCTCTTACCTGGAGTCGGAGAAGAACTACAACCCAAGTGAGGCAGGAGAAGGTGAGGCAGAGCGGGAGGcggaggggcagagggagctggagcGAGACGAGAGCCTAGTGGCCGAATCCATCGCCGAGTCCCAATCCAAAACCAACCCAGAGGAGTTTGAGGTGGGGTCCGAATACAGCGACAGGCTGCCCCTGGGGGCCGAGGCTGTGAACATCTCCCAAGAGATCAATGGGAACTACAGGCAGCCAGCTCGCTGA